One window of the Sparus aurata chromosome 17, fSpaAur1.1, whole genome shotgun sequence genome contains the following:
- the LOC115567309 gene encoding complement C1q-like protein 4 yields MSRCLPVLLLLALACLARFGSAQPVDSQAELKRVQAGLEELKAERRAMTERLDAAERELKRVKETPKVAFAASLGSNGLVKTTAGNKDLVYRDVLTNVGGAYNAETGVFTAPVRGVYYIRFTANGPTNFPLSAVLYKNNAEIQLIAHEQPSGEGSDTASNGAALLLEAGDRLALQLWHNTQIWDNSNHHSTFSGFLLFPM; encoded by the exons ATGTCTCGCTGTCTCcccgtcctgctgctgctggccctgGCCTGCCTGGCCCGGTTCGGTTCGGCTCAGCCCGTCGACAGTCAGGCCGAGCTGAAGCGGGTGCAGGCCGgtctggaggagctgaaggccGAGAGACGAG CGATGACGGAGCGTCTGGATGCAGCTGAGAGGGAACTGAAGAGAGTGAAAG AAACACCTAAGGTTGCGTTTGCGGCCTCGCTGGGTTCCAACGGCCTCGTGAAGACGACCGCCGGCAACAAAGACCTCGTCTACAGGGACGTCCTGACCAACGTGGGCGGAGCTTACAACGCTGAGACAG GTGTGTTCACAGCACCTGTCCGTGGAGTCTACTACATCCGCTTCACAGCCAACGGTCCCACCAACTTCCCCCTGAGCGCCGTTCTCTACAAAAACAACGCAGAGATCCAGCTGATCGCCCACGAGCAGCCGTCCGGGGAGGGCAGCGACACGGCGTCCAACGGCGCCGCcctgctgctggaggcgggcGACAGACTCGCCCTGCAGCTGTGGCACAACACGCAGATCTGGGACAACAGCAACCACCACAGCACCTTCAGCGGCTTCCTGCTGTTCCCCATGTGA